The genomic stretch CGGTTTTAATGTCAACTTGGCTGGATATTCGATATCACCGTCAAGTAGTAAATCACTACCAACGAGGACAATATCTTTGTAACCTGCCACATACCAGCGATTATCGCGCCCAAGACAGACAAACCAAGGGAATTGTCCAGAACCTTGCACCTTTGCTGCCAGCACCGTATGTACGATCAAGCCTTTATTGGTGCGAATTGTCAGCGGTGAACCTGATAGTAAATAGGGCGCATAGGATGCTAAATCATGGAGACGGGTCTCTTCAGCTTGCTGGGCAAGAAGCTTGAGCAGTCGCCGTTCTTCTCGAAGGCGATCGCGTAATTTGTCATAAACTTCCAATTGTTTCAAATCAACGGAAGCAAGATCCTTTTCTAATTTAGCAATTTGTTCTATTACCAATTCTAGATTCTGGATTTGAGGTGCAAGATTAAGATCAGCGAGATATTGACCAAAGCTACGCTCTACCAGATCTCTAGCTTGATCGAGGGAGTGAGTTTGCAGCAAGTTCATCACCATCCCGTAGCTAGGTGCAAACTGGCTCACGAGCGGATCAGCAGAGGATGTGGCAAGATGGGCGGCTTCCTTCGCACCTTCAAAGGGAGTTTGTACTGTCACAACATAGCCAACTTCATCCATTCCTCTTCGTCCTGCTCTGCCTGCCATTTGCAGAAACTCCGAAGCAGTAAGCAACCGATGTCCGCGATCGGTACGTTTGGAAATACTGGAAATCACTGTAGTTCTAGCGGGCATATTAATTCCTGCTGCCAGAGTTTCCGTCGCAAATACAACTTTAATTAGACCTTGTTGAAACAACTCTTCGACAAAGCCTTTCCATGCGGGTAAAATCCCTGCGTGATGGGCGGCGATGCCACGATAGAGGGCATCAATATGCAGAGGTTTACCAATCTCAGGATTCGCAGCGATGAAGGCATCAATTTGGGGTTTGAGGCGCAGTGACTCTTCGGCATTAACGAGAGAGACATTACCTAAATCGGCTACGGACTTATCACAACCCCGACGGCTAAAGATGAAGTAGATTGCGGGGAGCATATCTCGCTGACGTAGATGGGAAATGACGGCTCCGATCGCAGGAACAATTTTATGTCTTTCTTCTTTGGTTGGTGGTTTATTGGTAAGAGGCTTGAGGCGCGGATTAATTTTTTGATTGGAACTGTCTAATAGAGGGAAGAAACCTTTGCTATTACAAAAAGAATGTTGTAGAGGAACTGGTCGAAAATCTGAATAGATTAATTCTGTATCACTATGTACTTTGTGAATCCAGTCGGTTAGTTGTTGGCTATTTGCCACGGTTGCTGAGAGTGCCACCAACTGCACTTCCGCAGGACAATACACAATGGATTCTTCCCAAACTGTACCGCGTTGGCGATCGTTCATGTAGTGGCATTCATCCAGTACTACCACTTCCACGTCCGTGAGGGAAGTACCCACTTCACCAATGGGAGTGCCATAGAGCATGTTCCGAAAGATCTCGGTGGTCATCACCAAAATCGGTGCATCACGATTTACAGAGGTATCCCCCGTTAGCAAGCCCACATTGCTCTCTCCAAACTGTTGCCGAAAGTCGCGCAATTTCTGGTTGGAGAGGGCTTTGAGAGGCGTGGTATAAAAAACGCGCCGATTGCCTGCTAGTGCTGCATGGATAGCATATTCGCCGATTAAGGTTTTTCCTGAACCAGTGGGCGCACAAACAACGACCGACTTACCTGCTTGCAAGGCGGCGATCGCCTGTAACTGAAACTGGTCAAGTTGAAATGGATATAGTTCTTGTGGGTCTAATGCTTGCACGCACTTCTGCCTGAGTAAATATACTTGAGTCTGATTCTATCTTTTCGCTAATTACGGTGCTGGGCGTAGCAATTAACGAAAATTTAAAGATTGAGCGAGTTGCAAGTGACTGTAAATACTTGCTTAGCCTTCTATAGTATCCCATTGCTTAGAATTGCCAAAACTAATACCAATAGGACTGTAAGTAGCTGAGCGCAATTAAATATAAAACTCCAAAACCTGTAGCGCACGCTGCGCGTGCGCTACAGGTTTTGGCTCTATAGCCAAATTTTGTTTAGGGACGCACATGAATTAAAAGAATGAAAAGGGTTGCTTTGCAACCCTTTTCATTCTTTTAATTCATGCTTAAGGCTTACCGATCTCCTTAAGGACAATATTATATTGTTCTAAATCACCTTGCTGCTTAAAGAGTTCAGCAGCTTTCTTTAAGTCTGATTTTTCTCCCTGTTTGTCTTTTAAATTAGATTTGGCTAAACCACGATTGTAGTAGGCGGCGGCAGCACTTCTAATTCCCCAATTGCGATCAATCTTCAGCGCTTCGTTATAATCAGCGATCGCTCCCTTCGGATCACCTAAGGTATATTTCGCAACCCCACGATTGTAGTAGGCAAGAGCAAAGTCGGGCTTAAGGCGAATCGCTTCATTCCAGTCTGTGATCGCGCCCTGATAATCTTTTAAGGTGTACTTTACGAGACCGCGATCGCTATAGGCTTTAGCATCATCGAGTTGAGAGCTGATCGCTTGCTTGTGATCATCCTTCTTAGCAGCTTCGCGATTGTAAGCATAAAGAAAATATTCAGGATTGAGCCTGATTGCGTCACTCCAGTCCACGATCGCCCCTTTGTAATCTTTCTTCGCAGCTTTTTCGCTACCACTGTTGGCTAGGGCTTGGGCTTTGATATCTTTGTCGGATTTAGGTGTTGGTGCAATCTCACTTGTTGGCGTTAAAGCAGGATTGTCTGTCTTGGGTTGGAGTAGAAAATAGGTTACTGCTGCCAATCCACCAACGAGCAAAAAGACAACTATGAAAACTACGATTTTTTGATTACTTTTTGCCATAGCTTGAGATTAATGAGTCGAAGCGATTATTGAGTTGTTTTAGAAGATGATCTAGTTCATCATTTATTTCTCTGTTAGTCTCCATACGCCATCCCAGTCATCCTCAGGAGCATTAAGCAAGAAGTGTTGACAACGGGTAATATGAATATTTGCAGCCTTATTACTCTTGTCCAGCTCTAGCACCTCGGCAAATTCAGCCACCGCTTTACTAAACTTGCGAGCGAGGTAATGCTCACGCCCTGCATGATAATGCTCAATAATCCGCGTTTGAATTTCACTTAGAGGATCGGACTTTAAACCGATTAATTCATAAACACTGACGGGCTGATTTTTTCCCTTAACTTGGATGCGATCCAGTTCGCGTACCCAGATGCGATCGCCACAAAGTTTGTAGGTAGTCTCGCTAATAATGGCATCAGTACCATATTGTTTACTAGCTCCCTCCAGCCTTGAGCCAAGATTGACCCCATCACCGATCGCTGTAAATTCCATACGCCGTGTTGAGCCAATATTGCCACTGATCACCGTATCGGAGTTAATGCCAATCCCGATTTTGATCGTTGCCATATCGATTTCTTTCTGGGTCTGAGGCTTTAGCTTCTCGATACGCTTGATATTAAACTCTTGCAGACGATGGCGCATATCGATCGCCGTCTGCACAGCCATCCACGCATGATCGGGAATTGGCAGAGGTGAGCCAAAGACCGCCATAATTGCATCACCAATATACTTGTCGAGTGTGCCTTTGTAATTAAAGACCGCCTCCACCATCGTTTCAAAATACTCGTTCAGCATCATGACCACATCTTCGGCAGCGAGGGATTCCGTCAACGTCGTATAGCTGCGAATATCAGAAAAGAGTACTGAAACCTCTTTGCGATCGCCACCCATTTTGGCATCACCACCCGCTAAGAGCTGTTCCGCCAGTTCTTGAGTCATGTAGCGGTACATCGTACTTTTCAGCCGTTTTTCTTGGCTAATGTCTTCCATGACTACGAGTGCACCGCGGACACCTTCACCCTCATCACCTTCGGACATAGTATTGATGGAGATATTGATGCTGTGCTGCTCACCATCGGTAGAACGGAGGGTTTGGTCAGGATAATATTGCTTGCGAGACTTATCATCGCCACCCGCTAAGCTAGTATCAAACCACTTTGTAAAGTTGGCAGTTTCAATATCAATGAGTTCATAAACTGATCGCCCTTCGAGGGAAGTATTGCCCACGCCGAGTAAGTCATAGGCTCGTTCATTTGCGGCGATGATTTTGCCATGCTTATCCGTAGAGATCACACCATCGGATAGACTCCGCAGAATATCCTTCTGCATTTGCTGCTCTTGTTTGACCTTCGCGAACAATTTGGCGTTTTCCAGAGCTACGCCAGCTTGTACGTTGAAGACCTTCATAAATTCTTCGTCATTGCTATTAAAGCTAGCTTTGAAGCGATCGGGAGCTGCGGGCCATTTGGTGGGATCATATTCAGGAAAATCACCACGCTGCACTTTGTTAACCAGTTGCGTAACCCCAATCAATTCTTTATTGGAGTTAAAAATTGGCATACAAAGCAAGCTGCAAGTACGATAACCGTTGGCTTGATCAAATTTCTTCGAGTTATCGGCATCGGGATGTTCGTAAAGGTCAAAGGGAATATTTAATACTTCGCCTGTAATCGCCACACGCCCTGCATAACCGACACCCATTGGCACGCGCAATTCTTTGGTTAAGCCATGTTGATCGACAATTTGTGTCCAGAGATCGTTACGATCGCGATCGATTAACCACAATGTACTGCGATCGGCATTCATCAGGAGCTTGGCTTCATCCATGACCTTTTTCAAGGTTGCCTCTAGGTCTAAACTCTGTCCTAGGGACATCGCCGCTTTCATTAGCGCATCCGCAGCACGTTGCTTTTGGGCAGCAGAATAAAAAGCCTGTGAGCTTTCTAAAATGAGCCGCATTGATGGCGCAAACTGAGCAAATAGGGCTTGATCTTCCTCGGTAAAGCCAATGTTATCGACGCGATCTTCTAGGGGAATTGAAGGATCATTAATCTGTAATTTATTGATTAGTTGCACCACAGCCACTAGTTGATCGTTATCGTTCAACAAGGGCATGGCAAGCATAGAATAGGTACGATAGCCTGTGCGCTCAAATTGCTTCTTGGCTTGAGCCGATCGCGGATCGTCAAAAAAATCGAAGGGAATGTTAACGATACGTCCGTAGGTAGCAACTTCACCTGCGATGCTGGTTGGCTCAGTGGAAATGCGAATTTCAATATTCTTGCCATCTTCGCTGGGTACATTCGTCCAGAGTTGATTTTTATCGGCATCTAATAAAAAAATTGTGGTGCGATCGGCGGAAAGTAGTTCACCAATTTTGCCGCGAATCGCTTGCAGCATTTCATCAAGGATCACATCAAAATCGGTATTGAGCATTCCGAGGGTTTGATTGACGATCCTCAGCCTTTGTTCAACATCATTAACAACTTGGCTGAATTTTTCGGGAGTTAGTGGGGCAAGTACGGATGCAAAATTACCAGCCTTTGTTACAGCTAAAGCGCTGGAAGTAGGATCGGAATTATCTGGAAAACTCGATGGAACTAATGACGTTTGGCTGTGCTTGGCAGATGGAAATTCACTCTCTGCAATCACATCAATCGTAGCGGGCGTATCTATGGATGGTATGCGAGAAGGGGGTGATTGTGTCATATCAGCACTAAGATTTTCGGTTAGTCCCAACTTTAAAATTCTTGATGTTTCAGACTTGATGTTGATCCAAGCACTCTTGTTCCACTTTTATAGGTTTTCTTAGGACTAAGTAAAGTCACTCTGTAGTCAACCAGATAGTCAAACAGAAAAAAATATCTTAGCATCCCTCAGATTGTGAGCGCAAACCTAGAAGATCAAGGCGGCGCTTTGCACCACCTTAGATACTAATGGTCATGTTTAAGGCGATTAGGCTCAAGTCGGTTCAGGATCATATCGAGAAGGCGATCGCTAATATCTTCGGGCGTTTCATCGGCATTGACCATGATTGAGATGTCTGCTTGGGCATAGCGATCGCGCCTTTGTTCATAGATATCGCTCAAGCGTTGCAAAGGATCTTCAGTTTGCAAGAGGGGACGATGCTCAGATTCGTTTTTAAGGCGATCATACAAAATTTCGACGGGGACATCGATCCAAACGACGATGCCATCGTGCAAATGTGACCAATTCAGCGATCGCAGGACAATGCCACCACCTGTCGCGACAACTAAACGGGTATAGGCCGATAATTGTGAAAGTACCTGCTGTTCGAGATCACGAAAAGTATCTTCGCCATCATCGGCAAAAATTTCAGTAATTGATTTGCCTGCACATTGCTCGATCAATGGATCCGTATCGACAAAGTTGTAATTTGCTTTGTGCGCTAAAAGCTTGCCGATGGTGCTTTTGCCAGCCCCCATCATTCCAATCAAAAAAATATTCGTTCCGTTGAGCATTTACTTAGGATTCTGCGATTTAATAAAGAACCAATTTTTTTGTATTGTGGCAAGGTCACAATACAAAAAAATTGGTTCTTTATTTTACTGCACGTCCCTTAGAGTAAAAAATTAGCATAGGCATCGCTTAGAAGCGTCTATTCCCATCATTCTAAGAAAGTGGTTTAAAAATCACCTAGAATCATTTATTGTCATCCTGACGTTTGTTGTGAAACTGAAAAAGAGTACGTTGTGAATGCTGAACTCGCGCATGGTCTTGTCTCGCAAAAGTTGGTTTATCGGTTTAGGAGTTGTCAGTGTTGCCGCGATCGCTAATGCGCTGTTTTCACTGGAACATGATTGGCACTTGCTCACTATTAGCACCCTGATGGTTGGTGGCACACTTTTGTTCGCAAATGTGCGCCAGAGTTTTGCGGCAGTGGTTGATCAGCCCCAAGTCATTGATCGCAATTTTTTGTTTAAAGAATTGCAACAGGTGCAGAAGGCGATCGCTAAAATTGCTGATGCTAATAAACGGGCAGACTTAAACGAGCAAGCTCAACAAATTACCAGCAATTTACAAAAAAATAATTTTCGGATCGTTATTTTTGGTACTGGCTCCGCAGGTAAGACCTCAGTAATTAATGCTCTATTGGGGCGCAAGGCAGGCACGACGGGAGCAGCGATCGGCACAACGATTACTCGCGAAGAATATAGCTATCAAGGTATTGATTTCTCGCCTGTCGGGATCACCCCGATTCATACTGAAAAGATCAAGCGTCAAGTTTCTCTGTTAGATACATCAGGGATACAGGAAATGGGCGAAATGGGGCAAGCGCGTGAGTTAGAAGCCCTAAAACTTGCTCAAAATGCAGACCTTATGGTGTTTGTGACTTCAGGGGATTTGACTAATACTGAATATTGTGAACTCGATCGCCTTGCAGGTTTGGGTAAGCGCGTCATTCTTGCCTTTAATAAAACGGATTTATATTTACCAAGCGATCGCGAACAGGTTTTAACGAAACTCAAGGAACGCACTCAGCAATTTTTAACAGCACCTGATATTGTGGCGATCGCCGCCAAGCCAAGTCCCATCAAAGTGCGTCAATATGCCAATGCCGAAGCTTCGGTCAGTCATAACGCTAGCCAAGAATGGTGGGAAGATGTGCCACCCGATGTGTCAGCTTTGAAAGAACGTATTGAAACAATTTTGTCTAACGAGTGGGAAGAGCTACTAATTCATAACACCCATCTCCAAATCCAAAACCTGCTACATGAAATCAATGGCACAATTAACCAAGAACGCCGCCAAGATGCCACCACAATCATCAATCGCTACCAAGTACTTGCTGCTACTACGGTTTTTGCAAATCCAATTCCTGCAATTGATTTACTCGCAGGAGCTGCCATTAATACCCAAATGTTGATCGATCTCGCCAAAATTTATGATCGTCCCTTAAATTTCAAACAGGCTCAGCAACTTACAATGACGATTGCTCAGCAATTATTACAACTTGGCTGCATCGAGATTGCCACTTCCGCGATCGCTTCTTGCTTTAAGGTAAATGCGATCACCTACGCGATCGGTGGTTCGATGCAGGCAGTTACAGCCGCCTATCTGACCCATATTGGCGGGATGAGTTTTGTGGAATATCTAGAGCAGCAACCTCAAGCCGCTATCAGTGATAATCCTGAAATCACCAACAAACTGCAACAAATATGTGACAGGACATTTAAAGCATTACAAAGCGATCGCTTCTTCATTGATTTTGTCACCAATATTTCCAGACGTATCGCCATCACATAAAAACAAAAAAGCCTCGCATTGCGAGGCTTTTTTGTCGGTTAGTGAAAATTATAGGTCGCCACTGTTAGCGGATAGTAAGAAGATGATGACGGGGCCAGAGATAACAATCAAAGCTAAGCTGGTCAATTGAAAAATTAGCTGAAAGTTGATGCTCGACAAGGCAGAAGTTACAAAGTCCATAGCAGTTTTCTTAAATATGATTAATTAATCGAACAAAATTCTAGAGTTATTCTAGCAAGCATCGCTACTCAAAAAAACGTCTCCCGCACATAAAACTAAAAGAACATGAGTTCAATGTAATCATTTGCGCCATGCTTTGCACTGTGCAAATAGTAGAAAATGGTAAGAACCGCTTTGTGATTCTTACCATTTTCTACTTGTGTCGAATTGATATAAAAACAGCGTAGTACTGCAAAGTAGCACCACCCTCTTTTTTACGGTTTTGATAAAGAAGCGCTATCATTTGAAATACATACATCCACAATTGGTAAGAGTTATACCTGTGCGTTATCGAATTTGGTTGCTGTCAATTCTTGCGTCTGTTAGCGTTGGAGCCTCTCCACTACTCGCTCAAGCCCTTCTACCCCATACAACTCGGATTAACTTTGGCAACTTAGAAGAGCAAGCGCTCAACTTGGCAAGGGAGGCAGCACAACTTGCTCAATTTGAACAATTTGATTTGGCTTTGCCCCGTGCGCGTCTCGCTGCCCAATTAGCACCTAAAGCCTTCCAGACTCAAGGAATTCTCGGTAGTATTTACCTACGCCAAGAGAAATATGCTGAGGCGATCGCTGCCCTAACTACGGCAAATACGCTCAAAAAGGATGAACCCACAATTTTATTTAGCTTAGGGGCTGCCTATCTGCGTAACAAAAACTATCCTGAAGCCATCGGCAACCTCAAAAAAGGTTTAGCGCTTGAGCCAAAAGCGGCTTCGGCGATGTTTGATCTCGGCAATGCCTATTTCTTAACAAAGCGTTATGACGAAGCAGTAACTATTTACAATGATGTC from Pseudanabaena sp. Chao 1811 encodes the following:
- a CDS encoding shikimate kinase, which translates into the protein MLNGTNIFLIGMMGAGKSTIGKLLAHKANYNFVDTDPLIEQCAGKSITEIFADDGEDTFRDLEQQVLSQLSAYTRLVVATGGGIVLRSLNWSHLHDGIVVWIDVPVEILYDRLKNESEHRPLLQTEDPLQRLSDIYEQRRDRYAQADISIMVNADETPEDISDRLLDMILNRLEPNRLKHDH
- a CDS encoding adenylate/guanylate cyclase domain-containing protein, with the protein product MTQSPPSRIPSIDTPATIDVIAESEFPSAKHSQTSLVPSSFPDNSDPTSSALAVTKAGNFASVLAPLTPEKFSQVVNDVEQRLRIVNQTLGMLNTDFDVILDEMLQAIRGKIGELLSADRTTIFLLDADKNQLWTNVPSEDGKNIEIRISTEPTSIAGEVATYGRIVNIPFDFFDDPRSAQAKKQFERTGYRTYSMLAMPLLNDNDQLVAVVQLINKLQINDPSIPLEDRVDNIGFTEEDQALFAQFAPSMRLILESSQAFYSAAQKQRAADALMKAAMSLGQSLDLEATLKKVMDEAKLLMNADRSTLWLIDRDRNDLWTQIVDQHGLTKELRVPMGVGYAGRVAITGEVLNIPFDLYEHPDADNSKKFDQANGYRTCSLLCMPIFNSNKELIGVTQLVNKVQRGDFPEYDPTKWPAAPDRFKASFNSNDEEFMKVFNVQAGVALENAKLFAKVKQEQQMQKDILRSLSDGVISTDKHGKIIAANERAYDLLGVGNTSLEGRSVYELIDIETANFTKWFDTSLAGGDDKSRKQYYPDQTLRSTDGEQHSINISINTMSEGDEGEGVRGALVVMEDISQEKRLKSTMYRYMTQELAEQLLAGGDAKMGGDRKEVSVLFSDIRSYTTLTESLAAEDVVMMLNEYFETMVEAVFNYKGTLDKYIGDAIMAVFGSPLPIPDHAWMAVQTAIDMRHRLQEFNIKRIEKLKPQTQKEIDMATIKIGIGINSDTVISGNIGSTRRMEFTAIGDGVNLGSRLEGASKQYGTDAIISETTYKLCGDRIWVRELDRIQVKGKNQPVSVYELIGLKSDPLSEIQTRIIEHYHAGREHYLARKFSKAVAEFAEVLELDKSNKAANIHITRCQHFLLNAPEDDWDGVWRLTEK
- a CDS encoding tetratricopeptide repeat protein, with amino-acid sequence MRYRIWLLSILASVSVGASPLLAQALLPHTTRINFGNLEEQALNLAREAAQLAQFEQFDLALPRARLAAQLAPKAFQTQGILGSIYLRQEKYAEAIAALTTANTLKKDEPTILFSLGAAYLRNKNYPEAIGNLKKGLALEPKAASAMFDLGNAYFLTKRYDEAVTIYNDVLTLDTKFWAATNNIGLVEYERGNIDQAITKWQNSLKQAEKVEFLAAEPTLALATAFYRKGDRDKAIQLAVQAMKIDPRYGKVSYLVENLWGDRLVADVQLVLSHPQVKQILDESDLSTRQVPKLRRN
- a CDS encoding tetratricopeptide repeat protein yields the protein MAKSNQKIVVFIVVFLLVGGLAAVTYFLLQPKTDNPALTPTSEIAPTPKSDKDIKAQALANSGSEKAAKKDYKGAIVDWSDAIRLNPEYFLYAYNREAAKKDDHKQAISSQLDDAKAYSDRGLVKYTLKDYQGAITDWNEAIRLKPDFALAYYNRGVAKYTLGDPKGAIADYNEALKIDRNWGIRSAAAAYYNRGLAKSNLKDKQGEKSDLKKAAELFKQQGDLEQYNIVLKEIGKP
- a CDS encoding DEAD/DEAH box helicase, producing the protein MQALDPQELYPFQLDQFQLQAIAALQAGKSVVVCAPTGSGKTLIGEYAIHAALAGNRRVFYTTPLKALSNQKLRDFRQQFGESNVGLLTGDTSVNRDAPILVMTTEIFRNMLYGTPIGEVGTSLTDVEVVVLDECHYMNDRQRGTVWEESIVYCPAEVQLVALSATVANSQQLTDWIHKVHSDTELIYSDFRPVPLQHSFCNSKGFFPLLDSSNQKINPRLKPLTNKPPTKEERHKIVPAIGAVISHLRQRDMLPAIYFIFSRRGCDKSVADLGNVSLVNAEESLRLKPQIDAFIAANPEIGKPLHIDALYRGIAAHHAGILPAWKGFVEELFQQGLIKVVFATETLAAGINMPARTTVISSISKRTDRGHRLLTASEFLQMAGRAGRRGMDEVGYVVTVQTPFEGAKEAAHLATSSADPLVSQFAPSYGMVMNLLQTHSLDQARDLVERSFGQYLADLNLAPQIQNLELVIEQIAKLEKDLASVDLKQLEVYDKLRDRLREERRLLKLLAQQAEETRLHDLASYAPYLLSGSPLTIRTNKGLIVHTVLAAKVQGSGQFPWFVCLGRDNRWYVAGYKDIVLVGSDLLLDGDIEYPAKLTLKPGQSIDGDETSLAIAQKITPLPDPDLAPEVIKQQAKVMAIESEMDKHPVSKMSDRGAVFKKVNRLEQLQRQIEFQQKVVNERRQRHWQEFMSLVNILQSYGCLQETQPTATGQVVAALRGENELWLALALISGELDNLLPHHLATVCAAIVSENSRPDNWIKFGLSPTVEDALDGLRDRRRELMQVQRRHLVDIPAWLDYELTGLVEQWALGMEWVELCQNTNLDEGDIVRLMRRTIDLLYQIPHVPNLPSQLYQTAKQAAQLIDRFPVNEVI
- the psb30 gene encoding photosystem II reaction center protein Ycf12/Psb30: MDFVTSALSSINFQLIFQLTSLALIVISGPVIIFLLSANSGDL
- a CDS encoding YcjF family protein, giving the protein MLNSRMVLSRKSWFIGLGVVSVAAIANALFSLEHDWHLLTISTLMVGGTLLFANVRQSFAAVVDQPQVIDRNFLFKELQQVQKAIAKIADANKRADLNEQAQQITSNLQKNNFRIVIFGTGSAGKTSVINALLGRKAGTTGAAIGTTITREEYSYQGIDFSPVGITPIHTEKIKRQVSLLDTSGIQEMGEMGQARELEALKLAQNADLMVFVTSGDLTNTEYCELDRLAGLGKRVILAFNKTDLYLPSDREQVLTKLKERTQQFLTAPDIVAIAAKPSPIKVRQYANAEASVSHNASQEWWEDVPPDVSALKERIETILSNEWEELLIHNTHLQIQNLLHEINGTINQERRQDATTIINRYQVLAATTVFANPIPAIDLLAGAAINTQMLIDLAKIYDRPLNFKQAQQLTMTIAQQLLQLGCIEIATSAIASCFKVNAITYAIGGSMQAVTAAYLTHIGGMSFVEYLEQQPQAAISDNPEITNKLQQICDRTFKALQSDRFFIDFVTNISRRIAIT